The window TTGGCAAACAGGAACATTCCAGACTAGGTTCTTTTAGCttgtttcaaacatttttatatttcaagTTTCAGTTGTGTGAAAATCCAGGAAAGGCTGCATCATGGAGCCACAGAGGTACTTTGTCGTTGGCACATAAGGCAAATGGTCTTTTTGATCATCTTGCATAGTTTCCATGTAAAAGTTCTTCTGTCTTGCATTATCCAAGAGTATTCCCCAtctgttaaaagaaaaacaaggacaTCAGTAAATGCAACAATATTTTTGTGTGCTGCTATTGTGACTGCAGGAGGTGTTAAGTATAGATATTAGTAATACATTAATTTTGTCCACATAACAGCAAAGCTAAAGCCAAATTCTATTATATTTGAAATAACAGTCATACAGCTGTACTTACAAACTTTGGTCTTAATAAATGCAACATATGGTGTTCATAAAACATTGAGCTTGTCCAACAAAATTAATTATGTCCAGATAAAGCACTTTTTAAACTTTACTGTATGTCTCTATGAATATCTTTGGTTTGGTTGGTtaacaaataaatcaattaaaatgaaattaacaaaaacaaaggacCAGAACAGAAGAATAACAGTGCAGTGATAAGATAACAGGTCTTGACCTGGGGACCAGGGAGTGGACCAAAAAGTATAGAGTGTAACCTGGTAGTTGGAGTAataccagttcacctcctgagcactgccactCTATCATGTTTCTCTTCtaatttgcatgcttacagcccccccaccccctccccagcgagtgtgtgtgcgcgtgcgtgcatgtgtgtgtgctactgcTTGTATATATGTGTGGAATGTACATatgagtgaaaaaatattttccccgCAGGGATCATttcagtatatataaaaaaataaggaatGTGGTGGCTTATATTGCATGgacaactgtttttattttattttattttattttattcatgctgACATAGCAAACTCCTCAAAATGAAATACttgtgaaatataaatatggGGAAAAtccatttgcatatttttaagGCTGTGCAAgttaaaatgtgaagaaaactgTAAGTGAACTGTGTGAAACTCACAGTCACTGTATGTTTCATTTGATTAAGTCAAACAATGAAGAATTTGGTGTATGTTTGTACTAGTatgattttattgtcatttttagcACTTAAACCCCAGATTCAACAATTACATTCTACACGTTTTCTTCATCTATGCAAAAACGAACTACCTCAAAACGACTGTAGACCTTCTTCTCTTTTCGCAGACTCTCTATCCTCTTCAGCAGTCCTTCTCGCTCTTGGACATTTCCCTGTGGTCGCAGTAATCGATTCTTTTTCATGGAGTTCTGCCTCTCTAGCCCGCTATCTTCGTCATCCTTTTCCCCTGCTGGTTCTTCTCGCTCAAGCCGGTTCTTCTGGCTGTTGGCTGAGATTTGCTCTAGAATGACTTTAGTGTCATCTCGGAGGTTACTGCTGTACAACACAGAGGTGCCCGGGGACTGGTATCGAGAGGAGCTTGTTgatgtctttttatttgttggGTCATTTGCTGGAGATCCTGTATCTTTCCCTGATAAACTCTGCTTTTTGCTTGAATCTTCAGTGATTTCTTTCACTGTGCTCATACCTCTATCATCTCCTGaatttttcttgtctttgtcctTGGGGCCAAGGATTCCCTTTAACCTTTGCGTGTGCTTCTTTAGAAAATCAAGCGTCTTACCTTCACCCTTCCCCTCGCCAATTGTGTTGATGGATGTGTTAGATCCCATAAATTTTTGCTGTCCCTCTTTTAATTCCTCACGTGGCAATGTTGAGGAACTATGAGAGCGgctctttttcatttcactcttCTCTGCATCTGTTGCGTCTGTTGTTAAAATCTCCTCTCCACAGGAGATGCGCCGAGGATTCGTTCCTTTCAGTTTCAACGGATCCCTCCTGAAAAGCTTAGGTGAAGCAAGGGGCTTCAAAGACTTGAAAATATTATTCTTTTGACCCTCTGGTGCATTCTCTTCTTTATGAGTTTGAATTGTCTCTGAAACCTTCAGGTTGCTCACTGAGGGCTTTGGAGGAACTATAGGTGGTTTTGATGCTTTTTGAGTGAGTTCTGACAATTTAGCAGAGATGTCTGGTTTTTTTGGTTCAGGTTCTGCTGTACTAACACTACTAACAGTAATAGCTGGGACATTTGGAGACGTTACAGGATTTAGGGAAGGTTTATTGGAAAGATCTGGTTTTTTTTCAGCAGGTTCTGCAACTTTTAGAGAGCACTCTGTATCCATTTTGGACGCTTTTCTTTTGGCGGCCAGATCTTTGAAATACTGCAGTCGATTTGCTGGGTCATTCATGTTCAAAGGTGCTAGTGTAGTATGTTCAGTTTTCCAAACACTCGGTGTTACTTTTACCTCATCATTCTTTTTCACAGGCCCCTCATTTGTCTTAATCTCATCttttgattgaatatttttCTCCTCTTGTGGCGgctctgttttctctttttcctctttttctttttctttctctttctctttttcctcaaACTTCTTTCTCCATTCAAATGGCTCTCGAGACAATGACCTCCTCTTCTCTAGGATCTGAGCCACAATTGATGAGCTGCGTATTGGGTCTAATTGATCATCTTCTTCAGTGGCCGGTTTTAGACCCAGACCACTATTGTGCATCTCTGCTTTCGAAGATGAGAAAATAAGCGAGGAACGCAAACGAGAGCTACGTTGAAGAAGTGGATTAATACGTGAGCGAAAGGAGTCATGTTTGGTCAGGAAGAGATCTTTAGCCTCCATATCCAGAATTGAATCTGGTCTGGATATGGAATTGTCACccatttctgtttctctctccctttccttcacaacttcctcctcttttttttcttgcactAACGGTTTAAAGTTACTGACTGACGGAATAAGATCCTTGGTTGTCTTTGGGGCAGTGTCCTTGTGGAGGTTCTCAAGTAACAGAGGTTTTCCAAAGCGTGGTCTCAAGATATCTGGTCTGGGTTTGGGGGGCACAGTTGGTGGCTCCTTTAATAAGTGGGGGCCGGAGCTTTCAGTGGTAGTTGGCTGCTGAGTTTGTGGAAGATCTTCAAATGCATCAGGCCCCATGGATTGAGGCAGACCTTCTTCTCCACTGTCCTCGTAAGTGCTGAGATAGGAGTTGATTCTCCAACTCCTCAGGCCTTGCTTcccgtcttcatcttcatcatgctGTTGATCAGATTGTTTGGGAAACTGCTTCTTCTCAGGAGTATGGAGCTGCGTGGGTGAGGTCTGACAGGCATATGCCTGACCTATGCTTGGCCTCTTATGGGAGGAAGTTCCTCCATACCTCCCAGCTAATGGCGGTGCGTGCAGCCCATCAGGTCCTCTCAGGTCCTCAGATGAAAAAAAGTCTCGGCCATAGTTTCCAGGTGGAGGCTCATGTTCTGAGCGAAAGCTTGACTCTGAGTGCTGGTCAGTGGATAGGTGTAGAGGAAGTCCTCGAAGTCTGTCAAAGTGTCCATGGCCAGAGCCCTGCTGTGGTGCTTCTTTGGAGAACTGCATATTTTGGTTCTGCTCCCTGTGAAAAAGACAATGGTTTTTATTCTCTTCATTAGATATATGGTGGCACATTAGATTattctgaatatttaaaatccCCTAAAAAGAGTTTAATACCTGTGGAAATCTGTCTCATCCAAGTTATTCATGACCCTATGCTTCATGTATTGCCTTGAGGATGAGTAGTTTTCTTGGGTTCCCTCTGCATAACTGTGCCGCTTGAAGCCACCGGTATTCATCTCCAGCTGCCTTGAAACTATAGACCTTCCCTGGTCCATGAATGACAGCTGCGGACGAAACTGTTGCAGGTTATACTTTCCAATTGTAATCCCTGCCCCAGGTTCAATAGTGTGACGAAATGGGTCATTCCTCCGAAAAGGAAGCACAAGGTTACGTTCAGCGTCTCCAAAGGGGTAAGCGCCAGAGATCTCAGGTTGTCTTCGGTAGCCCAAAGGGTTCCGCAAAGACTGGGTCCTCTTCAAACCAAATTGATTGCCCAAGTAGCTGCTGGTGTCAGAGAAAGGAAGTCCTCCATTGGATGGCTCGATGACTAGAGGCTCTGACTGAGCAAAGAGAATCCGAAACTCTTCATCAAAGGTGGCGACGAGCTCCCCAAGGAAGAGGTGGGCAATACATCGGTGGATTTTTTCATAAGACCACATGAAACTGGaagataattttaaaaaataattatatttacagaACGAATGGCAAGGGAGTCTGGGCAACTGAATAAACAGAATGAGATGACTTGCCTGTAGTTGCCACTGAGCACAGCCCTGCAGTCGGCGAGAAGAAATCGATCTTTCACCTGTCCTTTAAACGATTTCCCTGTTCGGGAATGGTATGTTATTCCTGTCACAGTCCTGACACGCATCATCTGCCAAACAAAATTTCAATCATAAACAGACCTTATTGAGAAAAATatattctaaaaaaattaattacacaataaatgaaggAAGATAGATGATTGGCAGATTATAACTCACAGGAATTATGTCCAAATTTACTTTGCAGTTGGTCACCATAGAGACAAAATGATGAGCTTCCTGCTCATCTAACAGAATGTAAACAGGAACATGGCGGGCTGCTGCGTCTAACAGTTCACCAAAAATGTCAACATCTGTAAAGGTGTCCATCACCACGGCAATAACCTGGAGATGAAGAGCAAATAAGTCAAGATGTGGGAAGTGTAATGTTTTATAGCACATGTCTGCATAATATCTACGTCTTTATGgcatttataatttatatagCAAAACTTtccactgaaagtatgaaattaTGATCGGCATTGtgagaaattaaataatatagTGTGAACCTCTACTAAATTATCATGTTATAAAAGACAGCTCAAGAACTTACTTGACTTCTGTATGCATGTTACAACATTATTCATGCATTATATTTTGTTAAAGTGAAACAGACAGTCATGTGATTTCTAAACCCACAGAAATGGAGGACAAACGCACCGCACAAACAGGTTTGGCTGCTtgtgacacactcacacacacacatacacacagacaaacatataAGTAAGTAACAGATTAATCAGCAAGGGAGTGGCGGCAAGGTTGGCAGCAGTAGATAAATgctaaaaattaaatatcaagcACCTGCCTCGTACTTTTCTTCTTCCCCTGCTTTCCTGGCCTACCTCGTGTCTTTTACCTCCCCAGGGCATCTGTCACTAAGTGTGAGCGTGTTGTGGGTGTGACTTTTTGAGTCTTGGCATCTAGGTAATGTCCACACTTCACTGCGATCAATTCCTCAGTGTCAGTATGAGAACTTTAGCTTCTCATCCCATCATCAGAACAGATGGTCTTCCTTCTAAATGGCTTTGGCTCAATACCACCAAACCAGTGATACACTTTTGTGCTGTCAACCTTGTGCCCTCACTCTGTAGCCAGTGCTAACTCtgctttttcctcatgtccatCAATCTTTTTTACTTACTTGGCGTGCATTCTTGATAAGTCTCCTGGCTTGTTCTTTGATGCTTGGCATGTCTGGGTCGGAGGGGTTGACCAGAGTGGTAACCTCTGTGGGCCCTATGAAGCTGTGTTGCATTAGCGGCCAGCCCAAATCCAGCCCTGGAGCAGCCAGGTCAGACTGCATGGGCCAGTAGGTGTCGGAGGAACCGTCGACATCATGAACTCCATCAACGTATGTCAGTTCTGGGACACTTGCGGACAGCTTTGGTGTCTTTATTGTGGACTTGATGAATTCGATTTCAGACTGGGCCAGGAAGCTGACCACATCTGCATTTTGGAGGAAGTCATAATAGCCCTGGCATAGCAAGAGACATACAAGAGTATTTTAAGTATTACTGTTGTATTCTGACTTAttaaatacatatacagtgcaccctcgcgcattcacgcatcaacgctcgcgacttcacctcattgcggatttttggtaggcagtcacgtgatacagtacGCGCATTTTATTGGCTTACGGcatctcggacttacgtgagacacaaagtgctttaaacagtcgatcagagtgtggaaaaaggtaatacagatagaaggtgttttaatatcagtatgagaaAGGTCAAACGTTCAAATTACCGGAAATAATAACGTAAATAGTTTGTCTCTCGATCACGGAAATTCGCTAatcgcttgtggttcctggaacacattaaccgcaaagaacgagggcgcactgtaaaaaCATGCAAGTAAGAAAAAACATTACCTGTGTATCATTTTCTATCAGTGCATCAATAGCCAGACGGTACTCCTCACGGTAGTGTGGGGGCAGGTAGTTTGGATCAAGGGGGTTATCACCAATTGAAGAACTTTGAGATCGGTGTGCCATGATGTCAGGACGGTCAAAGGTCGGGGTTCAGGGGTGAGGTGAGGTATGGGGAGGAGAATTACCTGTGCAGAGAATTCAACAATAAAGGCAAGGTCAGTaacattaaattcattcatttattgtctGTACAGGGGAGGGTGGGTACAGACTGTACTGTTTTCAGTATTTGGGTTTGTTGGCTAGGAATCTTGCTAAAGCAACAGCAATTTATAGCTGAGCCGAGACTGAGCCGACTGGAAATACATGTATTTGTCGTGAAAGTCATATTTGAAGTTTAGCTTGTTTGCTGCAGTAGGTTCCTTTCAATTCCAGGGGAAGAACATGTGATTCCAGGACTTAGTCGAACCCTGAGGTGCTGCCAGGAATTTATTCAATTATGCTTTCAAAGTTcatgaaaacagaaatactgtaaatgaaagcaaaattatTTCTTGGTAGGTGACAAAAGTATAAAAGTCCATCATGTCCTTCAAACTGAACATCGACCTGGTCTCACCTCTATGcattaattactaattataGCTATTTCTCTTTTAAGACCTCAAACAGCAACAAGTTTGTTTACTCATCAGTTGAGTTTGATTTGACCTGATTTAGGAATATGTTATACCTGGGAAGAAtaagaaaatttgttttttttgaattttgtatactgatctgatccccgaagagaa of the Antennarius striatus isolate MH-2024 chromosome 14, ASM4005453v1, whole genome shotgun sequence genome contains:
- the fam83hb gene encoding protein FAM83H, with protein sequence MAHRSQSSSIGDNPLDPNYLPPHYREEYRLAIDALIENDTQGYYDFLQNADVVSFLAQSEIEFIKSTIKTPKLSASVPELTYVDGVHDVDGSSDTYWPMQSDLAAPGLDLGWPLMQHSFIGPTEVTTLVNPSDPDMPSIKEQARRLIKNARQVIAVVMDTFTDVDIFGELLDAAARHVPVYILLDEQEAHHFVSMVTNCKVNLDIIPMMRVRTVTGITYHSRTGKSFKGQVKDRFLLADCRAVLSGNYSFMWSYEKIHRCIAHLFLGELVATFDEEFRILFAQSEPLVIEPSNGGLPFSDTSSYLGNQFGLKRTQSLRNPLGYRRQPEISGAYPFGDAERNLVLPFRRNDPFRHTIEPGAGITIGKYNLQQFRPQLSFMDQGRSIVSRQLEMNTGGFKRHSYAEGTQENYSSSRQYMKHRVMNNLDETDFHREQNQNMQFSKEAPQQGSGHGHFDRLRGLPLHLSTDQHSESSFRSEHEPPPGNYGRDFFSSEDLRGPDGLHAPPLAGRYGGTSSHKRPSIGQAYACQTSPTQLHTPEKKQFPKQSDQQHDEDEDGKQGLRSWRINSYLSTYEDSGEEGLPQSMGPDAFEDLPQTQQPTTTESSGPHLLKEPPTVPPKPRPDILRPRFGKPLLLENLHKDTAPKTTKDLIPSVSNFKPLVQEKKEEEVVKERERETEMGDNSISRPDSILDMEAKDLFLTKHDSFRSRINPLLQRSSRLRSSLIFSSSKAEMHNSGLGLKPATEEDDQLDPIRSSSIVAQILEKRRSLSREPFEWRKKFEEKEKEKEKEKEEKEKTEPPQEEKNIQSKDEIKTNEGPVKKNDEVKVTPSVWKTEHTTLAPLNMNDPANRLQYFKDLAAKRKASKMDTECSLKVAEPAEKKPDLSNKPSLNPVTSPNVPAITVSSVSTAEPEPKKPDISAKLSELTQKASKPPIVPPKPSVSNLKVSETIQTHKEENAPEGQKNNIFKSLKPLASPKLFRRDPLKLKGTNPRRISCGEEILTTDATDAEKSEMKKSRSHSSSTLPREELKEGQQKFMGSNTSINTIGEGKGEGKTLDFLKKHTQRLKGILGPKDKDKKNSGDDRGMSTVKEITEDSSKKQSLSGKDTGSPANDPTNKKTSTSSSRYQSPGTSVLYSSNLRDDTKVILEQISANSQKNRLEREEPAGEKDDEDSGLERQNSMKKNRLLRPQGNVQEREGLLKRIESLRKEKKVYSRFEMGNTLG